In Primulina huaijiensis isolate GDHJ02 unplaced genomic scaffold, ASM1229523v2 scaffold32979, whole genome shotgun sequence, one DNA window encodes the following:
- the LOC140968201 gene encoding uncharacterized protein isoform X2 — protein sequence MARGRRPAAISGFVSGGAAQSRRVGGAGLSTSNDNEGDIAGIIVLPMVPSCQFCGAHRFPCEAPSFCCACGKIRLASPITPLALLELFKDPSSPLAILFRRKIRLYNNVFSFTSFGVRLDKELASLQRGVYRFRASGQIFHSLPPLIPNSDGPRYFQLYFWDNDNELENKMSVFPDADVDRELMVLLMDIMKVNPYAQLLKRINQYSSIRNLRLHISKNVHVDQRCYNSPSADQVAAIWVEGNDDANIPHDRDIVARGRDGQTHQIQHYYGCYDSLQYPLFFPYGWQQNIPKVKNGSAHVDMHESVLPLADFDSFDHIIAGESRVVRGKNDRMVSCREYYCYRLQIRGSNTSVILYGGRLLQQFVVDMYIKLETTRLDYYRRHQSEIRSELYQGVVDSVANGESRGSEVGQRVVLPASFIGGPRDMRRRYLDAIALVQKFGKPDLFITMTCNPDWKEIRENLFVKQWHKNVSQRGKLRSTI from the exons ATGGCGCGGGGTAGACGGCCGGCTGCCATCTCGGGATTTGTCTCAGG CGGCGCTGCTCAATCTCGGCGTGTTGGTGGTGCCGGTTTATCTACTTCCAACG ACAATGAAGGAGATATTGCTGGTATCATTGTCTTGCCAATGGTGCCTTCATGTCAATTTTGTGGCGCACATAGATTCCCTTGTGAAGCTCCATCGTTTTGTTGCGCATGTGGTAAGATTAGATTGGCATCTCCTATTACTCCGCTTGCCTTGCTGGAATTATTCAAGGACCCATCGTCTCCCTTGGCTATTTTATTCCGCCGTAAAATACGTTTGTACAACAATGTTTTCTCTTTCACTTCATTTGGGGTTAGGCTTGACAAGGAATTGGCTTCTCTTCAACGTGGGGTATACAGATTTCGTGCGTCTGGCCAGATTTTCCATTCATTGCCACCACTTATACCTAATTCAGATGGCCCAAGGTATTTCCAACTTTATTTTTGGGACAACGATAATGAGTTGGAAAATAAGATGTCCGTTTTCCCGGACGCTGATGTTGACAGAGAACTCATGGTTTTGTTGATGGACATAATGAAAGTAAACCCTTATGCACAACTTCTAAAGAGGATAAATCAGTATTCTTCAATCAGAAACTTAAGATTGCATATTTCCAAAAATGTTCATGTTGACCAGAGATGTTATAACAGCCCATCCGCTGATCAAGTTGCGGCTATTTGGGTCGAAGGCAATGATGATGCTAACATTCCACATGACAGGGACATAGTTGCTCGTGGTCGTGATGGTCAGACccatcaaatacaacattatTATGGTTGTTATGATTCCTTGCAATATCCGCTTTTTTTCCCGTATGGGTGGCAGCAGAATATTCCGAAGGTAAAAAATGGGTCTGCCCATGTTGACATGCATGAGAGTGTGCTACCCCTTGCAGATTTTGATTCCTTCGATCATATTATTGCTGGTGAAAGTCGTG TTGTTCGTGGAAAAAATGATAGGATGGTTTCTTGTAGGGAGTACTATTGTTATAGGTTGCAAATTCGTGGCAGCAACACTTCGGTAATCTTGTATGGTGGTCGATTATTGCAGCAATTTGTTGTCGATATGTACATTAAACTAGAAACAACGAGATTAGATTACTACAGAAGGCACCAAAGTGAGATAAGGTCGGAATTATACCAGGGTGTGGTTGACAGTGTAGCCAATGGTGAATCACGTGGGAGTGAGGTCGGGCAACGTGTTGTTTTACCAGCATCTTTCATAGGAGGTCCAAGAGATATGCGACGTCGATATCTTGATGCAATTGCATTGGTTCAGAAATTTGGAAAACCTGACTTGTTTATTACGATGACTTGCAATCCGGATTGGAAAGAGATTCGAGAAAATTTATTTGTCAAACAATGGCACAAAAACGTTTCTCAAAGAGGAAAACTGAGAAGCACGATATAA
- the LOC140968201 gene encoding uncharacterized protein isoform X1: MARGRRPAAISGFVSGGAAQSRRVGGAGLSTSNAHIVSVPLACSPIYNEGDIAGIIVLPMVPSCQFCGAHRFPCEAPSFCCACGKIRLASPITPLALLELFKDPSSPLAILFRRKIRLYNNVFSFTSFGVRLDKELASLQRGVYRFRASGQIFHSLPPLIPNSDGPRYFQLYFWDNDNELENKMSVFPDADVDRELMVLLMDIMKVNPYAQLLKRINQYSSIRNLRLHISKNVHVDQRCYNSPSADQVAAIWVEGNDDANIPHDRDIVARGRDGQTHQIQHYYGCYDSLQYPLFFPYGWQQNIPKVKNGSAHVDMHESVLPLADFDSFDHIIAGESRVVRGKNDRMVSCREYYCYRLQIRGSNTSVILYGGRLLQQFVVDMYIKLETTRLDYYRRHQSEIRSELYQGVVDSVANGESRGSEVGQRVVLPASFIGGPRDMRRRYLDAIALVQKFGKPDLFITMTCNPDWKEIRENLFVKQWHKNVSQRGKLRSTI; this comes from the exons ATGGCGCGGGGTAGACGGCCGGCTGCCATCTCGGGATTTGTCTCAGG CGGCGCTGCTCAATCTCGGCGTGTTGGTGGTGCCGGTTTATCTACTTCCAACG CACATATTGTGTCCGTTCCTCTGGCGTGTTCTCCTATTT ACAATGAAGGAGATATTGCTGGTATCATTGTCTTGCCAATGGTGCCTTCATGTCAATTTTGTGGCGCACATAGATTCCCTTGTGAAGCTCCATCGTTTTGTTGCGCATGTGGTAAGATTAGATTGGCATCTCCTATTACTCCGCTTGCCTTGCTGGAATTATTCAAGGACCCATCGTCTCCCTTGGCTATTTTATTCCGCCGTAAAATACGTTTGTACAACAATGTTTTCTCTTTCACTTCATTTGGGGTTAGGCTTGACAAGGAATTGGCTTCTCTTCAACGTGGGGTATACAGATTTCGTGCGTCTGGCCAGATTTTCCATTCATTGCCACCACTTATACCTAATTCAGATGGCCCAAGGTATTTCCAACTTTATTTTTGGGACAACGATAATGAGTTGGAAAATAAGATGTCCGTTTTCCCGGACGCTGATGTTGACAGAGAACTCATGGTTTTGTTGATGGACATAATGAAAGTAAACCCTTATGCACAACTTCTAAAGAGGATAAATCAGTATTCTTCAATCAGAAACTTAAGATTGCATATTTCCAAAAATGTTCATGTTGACCAGAGATGTTATAACAGCCCATCCGCTGATCAAGTTGCGGCTATTTGGGTCGAAGGCAATGATGATGCTAACATTCCACATGACAGGGACATAGTTGCTCGTGGTCGTGATGGTCAGACccatcaaatacaacattatTATGGTTGTTATGATTCCTTGCAATATCCGCTTTTTTTCCCGTATGGGTGGCAGCAGAATATTCCGAAGGTAAAAAATGGGTCTGCCCATGTTGACATGCATGAGAGTGTGCTACCCCTTGCAGATTTTGATTCCTTCGATCATATTATTGCTGGTGAAAGTCGTG TTGTTCGTGGAAAAAATGATAGGATGGTTTCTTGTAGGGAGTACTATTGTTATAGGTTGCAAATTCGTGGCAGCAACACTTCGGTAATCTTGTATGGTGGTCGATTATTGCAGCAATTTGTTGTCGATATGTACATTAAACTAGAAACAACGAGATTAGATTACTACAGAAGGCACCAAAGTGAGATAAGGTCGGAATTATACCAGGGTGTGGTTGACAGTGTAGCCAATGGTGAATCACGTGGGAGTGAGGTCGGGCAACGTGTTGTTTTACCAGCATCTTTCATAGGAGGTCCAAGAGATATGCGACGTCGATATCTTGATGCAATTGCATTGGTTCAGAAATTTGGAAAACCTGACTTGTTTATTACGATGACTTGCAATCCGGATTGGAAAGAGATTCGAGAAAATTTATTTGTCAAACAATGGCACAAAAACGTTTCTCAAAGAGGAAAACTGAGAAGCACGATATAA
- the LOC140968204 gene encoding pentatricopeptide repeat-containing protein At4g18520, chloroplastic-like — MFSPLCSSLPLAVYQNQPPSLLDTQLFIPPIRIKKFHRIRIQYIAHYTYILNFPNVSKSPSFLTRSHALYVSPENVDDNYNVLIYKTNPIIQSIDSSTFGHWLQSCSNTDEVRKMHALVVKSMRYPVVYVNNNLISVYVKFGDFVSARGVFDYMLERNVVSWTAMLNGYQRYGINDEALRLYCEFVTSGFLGNSKTFVCVLNLCSKTFGYELGRQLHGCLIKSQLGSLILNSAILHFYAQCGDLDDAFHVFDGMERRDVICWTSIITAYSQHRRGQEAFAMFSRMISDGLDPNEYTVSSLLNACGEEQALKFGRQLHGTIVKNSYDTDVYVETSLVDMYAKCGEIMNSRTLFDGMKWKNAVTWTSIIAGYARNGHGEDAIRLFRMMGRLKAFANNLTMVSILRACGLLCALSLGKEVHAQIFKTFSPSNIFIGSALVWLYCKCGDYASASKVLQYLPDKDVVSWTAMISGCSLLGHEHEALEYLKEMLGDGVEPNPHTYSSALKACAKLENINQGRLIHSSINKSPELSNVFVGSALVHMYSKCGYLSDAVQVFDSMPEKNLVSWKSMIVAYARKGVCGEALKLVYQMQTEGIEVDDYILSTVLSSCGEFERDKYLSLQHCLQS; from the coding sequence ATGTTCTCTCCATTATGCAGCTCCCTGCCCTTAGCTGTATATCAAAATCAACCACCTAGTCTTCTTGATACTCAATTATTCATTCCACCAATACGCATAAAGAAATTCCATAGAATAAGAATCCAGTATATTGCCCATTACACTTACATATTGAATTTCCCCAATGTTTCCAAGAGCCCATCTTTCTTGACCCGTTCACATGCTCTCTATGTGTCTCCAGAAAATGTGGATGATAACTACAATGTGCTTATATACAAGACTAATCCAATTATTCAATCAATTGACTCCAGCACATTTGGCCATTGGCTTCAGTCTTGTTCTAATACTGACGAGGTTAGGAAAATGCATGCCTTGGTTGTTAAGAGTATGAGATATCCTGTAGTTTATGTTAATAATAACTTGATCAGCGTGTATGTGAAATTTGGGGATTTTGTGTCAGCTCGTGGGGTGTTTGATTATATGTTGGAGAGAAACGTTGTTTCCTGGACGGCAATGCTTAACGGATACCAGAGATATGGGATAAATGATGAAGCTTTGAGATTGTACTGTGAGTTTGTTACCAGTGGGTTCCTGGGAAACTCAAAGACATTCGTGTGCGTGTTAAATTTGTGTAGCAAGACATTTGGTTATGAACTTGGAAGGCAACTTCATGGTTGTTTAATAAAGAGTCAGTTGGGTAGTTTAATCTTAAACAGCGCCATCTTGCATTTTTACGCTCAATGTGGTGATTTGGATGATGCTTTTCATGTATTTGATGGAATGGAAAGACGGGATGTAATTTGTTGGACTTCAATAATTACTGCTTATTCACAACACAGACGAGGGCAGGAGGCTTTTGCCATGTTTTCGAGAATGATATCCGATGGACTTGACCCAAATGAGTATACTGTTTCTAGCTTGTTGAATGCCTGTGGTGAAGAACAAGCACTGAAATTTGGTAGGCAGTTACATGGAACCATTGTGAAGAATTCATATGATACGGATGTTTATGTCGAGACTTCACTGGTGGATATGTATGCAAAGTGTGGAGAAATCATGAACTCCAGAACACTCTTTGATGGAATGAAATGGAAAAACGCTGTCACTTGGACATCTATCATAGCAGGATATGCTCGTAATGGACATGGTGAGGATGCCATTAGACTGTTCCGTATGATGGGAAGATTAAAGGCATTTGCAAACAACTTAACCATGGTTAGCATTCTCCGAGCTTGCGGTTTACTCTGTGCTTTGTCATTAGGAAAAGAAGTGCATGCACAGATTTTCAAGACCTTTTCACCAAGCAATATTTTCATAGGTAGTGCACTTGTGTGGCTTTATTGCAAATGTGGGGATTATGCGTCAGCATCTAAAGTTCTTCAATACCTGCCCGATAAAGATGTAGTTTCATGGACTGCAATGATTTCTGGTTGTTCTCTCCTTGGTCATGAGCACGAGGCCCTCGAGTACTTGAAGGAAATGTTGGGTGATGGTGTGGAACCCAATCCACATACTTATTCATCGGCGCTCAAGGCATGTGCTAAACTAGAAAATATTAACCAAGGGAGGCTAATCCATTCCTCCATAAACAAGAGCCCTGAATTATCCAACGTGTTTGTGGGCAGTGCTTTAGTTCATATGTATTCTAAATGTGGGTATCTTTCGGATGCAGTTCAGGTCTTCGATAGTATGCCTGAGAAGAACTTGGTTTCCTGGAAGTCGATGATCGTAGCATATGCAAGGAAGGGGGTTTGTGGTGAGGCTTTGAAGCTCGTGTATCAAATGCAAACTGAGGGCATTGAGGTGGACGATTACATCCTCTCAACCGTTCTTTCTTCCTGTGGAGAATTTGAGCGGGACAAATATTTATCATTACAGCATTGTTTGCAGTCATAA
- the LOC140968201 gene encoding uncharacterized protein isoform X3, whose translation MARGRRPAAISGFVSGGAAQSRRVGGAGLSTSNGDIAGIIVLPMVPSCQFCGAHRFPCEAPSFCCACGKIRLASPITPLALLELFKDPSSPLAILFRRKIRLYNNVFSFTSFGVRLDKELASLQRGVYRFRASGQIFHSLPPLIPNSDGPRYFQLYFWDNDNELENKMSVFPDADVDRELMVLLMDIMKVNPYAQLLKRINQYSSIRNLRLHISKNVHVDQRCYNSPSADQVAAIWVEGNDDANIPHDRDIVARGRDGQTHQIQHYYGCYDSLQYPLFFPYGWQQNIPKVKNGSAHVDMHESVLPLADFDSFDHIIAGESRVVRGKNDRMVSCREYYCYRLQIRGSNTSVILYGGRLLQQFVVDMYIKLETTRLDYYRRHQSEIRSELYQGVVDSVANGESRGSEVGQRVVLPASFIGGPRDMRRRYLDAIALVQKFGKPDLFITMTCNPDWKEIRENLFVKQWHKNVSQRGKLRSTI comes from the exons ATGGCGCGGGGTAGACGGCCGGCTGCCATCTCGGGATTTGTCTCAGG CGGCGCTGCTCAATCTCGGCGTGTTGGTGGTGCCGGTTTATCTACTTCCAACG GAGATATTGCTGGTATCATTGTCTTGCCAATGGTGCCTTCATGTCAATTTTGTGGCGCACATAGATTCCCTTGTGAAGCTCCATCGTTTTGTTGCGCATGTGGTAAGATTAGATTGGCATCTCCTATTACTCCGCTTGCCTTGCTGGAATTATTCAAGGACCCATCGTCTCCCTTGGCTATTTTATTCCGCCGTAAAATACGTTTGTACAACAATGTTTTCTCTTTCACTTCATTTGGGGTTAGGCTTGACAAGGAATTGGCTTCTCTTCAACGTGGGGTATACAGATTTCGTGCGTCTGGCCAGATTTTCCATTCATTGCCACCACTTATACCTAATTCAGATGGCCCAAGGTATTTCCAACTTTATTTTTGGGACAACGATAATGAGTTGGAAAATAAGATGTCCGTTTTCCCGGACGCTGATGTTGACAGAGAACTCATGGTTTTGTTGATGGACATAATGAAAGTAAACCCTTATGCACAACTTCTAAAGAGGATAAATCAGTATTCTTCAATCAGAAACTTAAGATTGCATATTTCCAAAAATGTTCATGTTGACCAGAGATGTTATAACAGCCCATCCGCTGATCAAGTTGCGGCTATTTGGGTCGAAGGCAATGATGATGCTAACATTCCACATGACAGGGACATAGTTGCTCGTGGTCGTGATGGTCAGACccatcaaatacaacattatTATGGTTGTTATGATTCCTTGCAATATCCGCTTTTTTTCCCGTATGGGTGGCAGCAGAATATTCCGAAGGTAAAAAATGGGTCTGCCCATGTTGACATGCATGAGAGTGTGCTACCCCTTGCAGATTTTGATTCCTTCGATCATATTATTGCTGGTGAAAGTCGTG TTGTTCGTGGAAAAAATGATAGGATGGTTTCTTGTAGGGAGTACTATTGTTATAGGTTGCAAATTCGTGGCAGCAACACTTCGGTAATCTTGTATGGTGGTCGATTATTGCAGCAATTTGTTGTCGATATGTACATTAAACTAGAAACAACGAGATTAGATTACTACAGAAGGCACCAAAGTGAGATAAGGTCGGAATTATACCAGGGTGTGGTTGACAGTGTAGCCAATGGTGAATCACGTGGGAGTGAGGTCGGGCAACGTGTTGTTTTACCAGCATCTTTCATAGGAGGTCCAAGAGATATGCGACGTCGATATCTTGATGCAATTGCATTGGTTCAGAAATTTGGAAAACCTGACTTGTTTATTACGATGACTTGCAATCCGGATTGGAAAGAGATTCGAGAAAATTTATTTGTCAAACAATGGCACAAAAACGTTTCTCAAAGAGGAAAACTGAGAAGCACGATATAA
- the LOC140968200 gene encoding transcription factor TGA4-like yields MSSHRTQFAPLSRIGIYELPLHQLSMWDDPTFESSLCSPGTGVCATIIDTEHKIDDKSDQYASDKSRGHSEDNQASNGISEKIQRRLAQNREAAKKSRLRKKAYVQQLETSRLKLAQLEVELGRARQQGLLIAGAATDMAFCGTVNSGVGAFEMEYGRWIDEQDRKISELRNLLQTPIADVELQILVENVLNHYCNLFRMKRAAARADAFYLVSGMWRTSVERFFLWIGGFKPSELVNVVFPHLEPLDDLQRVNVTNLRDSCSQAEEALTQGMDKLRQTLSQSITFLAVAPGSYMSNQMGSALEKLESLETFIHQADHLREQSLQQMSRILTTRQAAKGLVAFAEHFQGLRALSSIWSARPQRSV; encoded by the exons ATGAGTTCTCATAGGACTCAATTCGCCCCGTTAAGTAGGATCGGCATATATGAATTACCTCTCCACCAACTTAGTATGTGGGATGACCCTACTTTTGAAAGTAGTCTCTGCAGTCCTGGAACTGGTGTTTGTGCAACAATCATTGATACCGAACATAAAATCGATGACAAG TCTGATCAATATGCTTCTGATAAATCACGGGGGCATTCTGAAGATAATCAGGCGTCTAACGGCATCTCAGAAAAG ATACAAAGAAGATTGGCTCAAAACCGTGAGGCTGCCAAGAAAAGCCGATTACGCAAGAAG GCTTATGTTCAGCAACTCGAAACAAGCCGTTTGAAGCTAGCACAGCTTGAGGTAGAACTTGGGCGAGCCAGGCAAC AGGGTTTGCTTATCGCTGGTGCTGCCACTGATATGGCATTTTGTGGAACTGTCAATTCAG gaGTTGGTGCATTTGAGATGGAATACGGGCGCTGGATTGACGAGCAAGACCGAAAAATCTCGGAACTGAGAAATCTTCTGCAGACACCGATAGCTGATGTAGAGCTCCAAATTCTAGTAGAAAATGTTCTTAATCATTACTGCAATCTCTTTCGCATGAAAAGAGCTGCTGCCAGGGCCGATGCATTTTACTTGGTTTCCGGTATGTGGAGAACATCCGTCGAACGATTCTTCCTCTGGATAGGAGGCTTCAAACCATCGGAACTCGTTAAC GTTGTATTTCCTCATCTAGAGCCTTTGGACGATCTGCAAAGAGTGAACGTGACAAACTTGAGAGACTCTTGCTCGCAAGCTGAAGAGGCTCTCACACAAGGAATGGACAAGCTTCGTCAAACTCTGTCGCAAAGCATCACCTTTCTCGCCGTGGCACCCGGCAGCTACATGAGCAACCAAATGGGCTCGGCTCTTGAAAAGTTGGAATCACTCGAAACATTCATACATCAA GCGGACCACCTTCGGGAGCAAAGTCTACAACAGATGTCACGAATCTTGACGACACGACAAGCAGCAAAAGGGTTGGTTGCTTTCGCTGAGCATTTTCAAGGTCTGCGTGCTTTAAGCTCCATATGGTCTGCTCGTCCTCAGAGATCTGTTTGA
- the LOC140968201 gene encoding uncharacterized protein isoform X4, with product MARGRRPAAISGFVSGGAAQSRRVGGAGLSTSNAHIVSVPLACSPIYNEGDIAGIIVLPMVPSCQFCGAHRFPCEAPSFCCACGKIRLASPITPLALLELFKDPSSPLAILFRRKIRLYNNVFSFTSFGVRLDKELASLQRGVYRFRASGQIFHSLPPLIPNSDGPRYFQLYFWDNDNELENKMSVFPDADVDRELMVLLMDIMKRCYNSPSADQVAAIWVEGNDDANIPHDRDIVARGRDGQTHQIQHYYGCYDSLQYPLFFPYGWQQNIPKVKNGSAHVDMHESVLPLADFDSFDHIIAGESRVVRGKNDRMVSCREYYCYRLQIRGSNTSVILYGGRLLQQFVVDMYIKLETTRLDYYRRHQSEIRSELYQGVVDSVANGESRGSEVGQRVVLPASFIGGPRDMRRRYLDAIALVQKFGKPDLFITMTCNPDWKEIRENLFVKQWHKNVSQRGKLRSTI from the exons ATGGCGCGGGGTAGACGGCCGGCTGCCATCTCGGGATTTGTCTCAGG CGGCGCTGCTCAATCTCGGCGTGTTGGTGGTGCCGGTTTATCTACTTCCAACG CACATATTGTGTCCGTTCCTCTGGCGTGTTCTCCTATTT ACAATGAAGGAGATATTGCTGGTATCATTGTCTTGCCAATGGTGCCTTCATGTCAATTTTGTGGCGCACATAGATTCCCTTGTGAAGCTCCATCGTTTTGTTGCGCATGTGGTAAGATTAGATTGGCATCTCCTATTACTCCGCTTGCCTTGCTGGAATTATTCAAGGACCCATCGTCTCCCTTGGCTATTTTATTCCGCCGTAAAATACGTTTGTACAACAATGTTTTCTCTTTCACTTCATTTGGGGTTAGGCTTGACAAGGAATTGGCTTCTCTTCAACGTGGGGTATACAGATTTCGTGCGTCTGGCCAGATTTTCCATTCATTGCCACCACTTATACCTAATTCAGATGGCCCAAGGTATTTCCAACTTTATTTTTGGGACAACGATAATGAGTTGGAAAATAAGATGTCCGTTTTCCCGGACGCTGATGTTGACAGAGAACTCATGGTTTTGTTGATGGACATAATGAAA AGATGTTATAACAGCCCATCCGCTGATCAAGTTGCGGCTATTTGGGTCGAAGGCAATGATGATGCTAACATTCCACATGACAGGGACATAGTTGCTCGTGGTCGTGATGGTCAGACccatcaaatacaacattatTATGGTTGTTATGATTCCTTGCAATATCCGCTTTTTTTCCCGTATGGGTGGCAGCAGAATATTCCGAAGGTAAAAAATGGGTCTGCCCATGTTGACATGCATGAGAGTGTGCTACCCCTTGCAGATTTTGATTCCTTCGATCATATTATTGCTGGTGAAAGTCGTG TTGTTCGTGGAAAAAATGATAGGATGGTTTCTTGTAGGGAGTACTATTGTTATAGGTTGCAAATTCGTGGCAGCAACACTTCGGTAATCTTGTATGGTGGTCGATTATTGCAGCAATTTGTTGTCGATATGTACATTAAACTAGAAACAACGAGATTAGATTACTACAGAAGGCACCAAAGTGAGATAAGGTCGGAATTATACCAGGGTGTGGTTGACAGTGTAGCCAATGGTGAATCACGTGGGAGTGAGGTCGGGCAACGTGTTGTTTTACCAGCATCTTTCATAGGAGGTCCAAGAGATATGCGACGTCGATATCTTGATGCAATTGCATTGGTTCAGAAATTTGGAAAACCTGACTTGTTTATTACGATGACTTGCAATCCGGATTGGAAAGAGATTCGAGAAAATTTATTTGTCAAACAATGGCACAAAAACGTTTCTCAAAGAGGAAAACTGAGAAGCACGATATAA